One Triticum dicoccoides isolate Atlit2015 ecotype Zavitan chromosome 5B, WEW_v2.0, whole genome shotgun sequence genomic window carries:
- the LOC119310989 gene encoding oleoyl-acyl carrier protein thioesterase 1, chloroplastic-like — MLRCHIPPQCGPAPLGRRGLPRAATAPAAVRCAARAPSRGTVAAAAAAAQVAAAVATAEGREGVERPGLAERLRMGSLLEDGLSYKESFIVRCYEVGINKTATVETIANLLQEVGCNHAQSVGFSTDGFATTTTMRELGLIWVTNRMHIEIYKYPAWGDVVEIETWCQADGKIGTRRDWILKDLANGEVIGRATSKWVMMNQNTRRLQRVSDEVRDEVFIHCPKSPRLAFPEENNGSLKKIPVLTDPAQHSRLGLVPRRADLDMNQHVNNVTYIGWVLESIPQDIIDTHELQTITLDYRRECQHDDIVDSLTYIEEGEEINSNGSLFSAPHPEEQRQFLHCLRFAGAGDEINRGRTVWRKLAR, encoded by the exons ATGCTGCGCTGCCACATCCCGCCGCAATGCGGCCCGGCCCCGCTCGGCCGCCGCGGCCTGCCCCGGGCGGCCACGGCGCCCGCGGCGGTGCGCTGCGCCGCGCGGGCCCCGTCGCGGGGGACcgtggcggctgcggcggcggcggcgcaggtcgcCGCGGCGGTGGCCACGGCCGAGGGGCGCGAGGGGGTGGAGCGGCCCGGCCTGGCGGAGCGGCTGCGGATGGGGAGCCTCCTCGAGGACGGCCTCTCCTACAAGGAGAGCTTCATCGTGCGCTGCTACGAGGTCGGCATCAACAAGACCGCCACCGTCGAGACCATCGCAAACCTCCTCCAG GAGGTAGGGTGTAATCATGCACAAAGCGTTGGGTTCTCCACCGACGGTTTTGCCACGACTACAACAATGAGAGAACTTGGACTCATTTGGGTCACAAATAGGATGCACATTGAGATCTACAAATACCCCGCTTG GGGTGACGTTGTTGAGATTGAAACATGGTGCCAAGCTGATGGAAAGATCGGTACTCGGCGTGATTGGATCCTTAAGGATTTAGCTAATGGTGAAGTTATTGGAAGAGCTACCAG caagtgggtcatgatgaacCAAAATACACGCAGACTTCAAAGAGTCAGTGACGAAGTCAGGGATGAGGTGTTTATCCACTGTCCGAAGAGTCCAAG ATTAGCATTCCCTGAGGAAAATAATGGCAGTCTGAAGAAGATTCCTGTTCTAACAGATCCTGCACAGCACTCGAGGCTCGGTCTAGTG CCTAGAAGAGCTGATCTGGACATGAACCAACATGTCAATAATGTCACTTACATTGGTTGGGTCCTCGAA AGCATACCTCAAGATATTATTGATACCCATGAGTTGCAAACAATCACTCTTGACTACAGAAGAGAGTGCCAGCATGATGACATAGTCGATTCTCTCACCTATATAGAGGAAGGGGAGGAGATAAATTCTAATGGATCTCTGTTTTCAGCGCCGCACCCAGAAGAGCAGCGTCAGTTCTTGCACTGCTTGAGATTTGCTGGGGCTGGGGACGAGATCAACCGTGGTCGCACCGTGTGGAGGAAACTAGCTAGATAA
- the LOC119305837 gene encoding probable auxin efflux carrier component 5b isoform X2 — MIGWGDVYKVVAAMAPLYFALGLGYGSVRWWKLFTPDQYDAVNRLVAYFAVPFFAFDFAARMDPYALNYRVLAADALSKLAVALALAAWAAASTRCSSSWCITGFSLATLNNTLVVGVPLLDAMYGGWARDLVVQISVVQIIVYFPLLLLAFEVRRACGGGAGKPDAAAAVSASEDDVEDGGAEGRRRREPVWPLVRAVWLKVARNPNVYAGVLGVAWSCVTNRWHIVTPSIIEGSVLIMSRTGVGLAMFSMGLFMALQEKIIVCGAGLTALGMALRFVAGPAATAAGAVALGLRGDVLRLAIIQAALPQSITTFVFAKEYGLHADVLSTA; from the exons ATGATCGGATGGGGCGACGTGTACAAGGTGGTGGCCGCCATGGCGCCGCTCTACTTCGCCCTGGGCCTCGGCTACGGCTCGGTGCGGTGGTGGAAGCTCTTCACGCCGGACCAGTACGACGCCGTGAACCGCCTCGTGGCCTACTTCGCGGTGCCCTTCTTCGCCTTCGACTTCGCCGCGCGCATGGACCCCTACGCGCTCAACTACCGCGTCCTCGCCGCCGACGCGCTCTCCAAGCTCGCCGTCGCGCTGGCCCTCGCCGCCTGGGCCGCCGCGTCCACGCGCTGCT CCTCCTCGTGGTGCATCACCGGCTTCTCGCTGGCGACGCTGAACAACACGCTCGTGGTGGGCGTGCCGCTGCTGGACGCCATGTACGGCGGGTGGGCGCGCGACCTCGTCGTGCAGATCTCGGTGGTGCAGATCATCGTCTACTTCCCGCTGCTGCTGCTGGCGTTCGAGGTCAGGCGTGCGTGCGGTGGTGGCGCAGGGAAGCCTGACGCGGCGGCAGCGGTTTCAGCGAGCGAGGACGAcgtggaggacggcggcgcggaggggaggaggcggcgcgaGCCGGTATGGCCGTTGGTCAGAGCGGTCTGGCTCAAGGTGGCACGGAATCCCAACGtttacgcgggcgtcctcggggtcgcCTGGTCTTGCGTCACAAACAG GTGGCACATCGTGACGCCGAGCATCATCGAGGGCTCGGTGCTGATCATGTCCAGGACCGGGGTCGGGCTCGCCATGTTCAGCATGG GCCTGTTCATGGCGCTGCAGGAGAAGATCATCGTCTGCGGGGCCGGCCTGACCGCGCTGGGCATGGCGCTGCGGTTCGTCGCCGGCCCGGCGGCCACCGCGGCCGGAGCCGTCGCCCTGGGGCTCCGCGGCGACGTCCTGCGCCTCGCCATCATACAG GCTGCGCTCCCCCAGTCCATCACCACGTTCGTGTTCGCCAAGGAGTACGGCCTGCACGCCGATGTGCTGAGCACCGCGTAA
- the LOC119305837 gene encoding probable auxin efflux carrier component 5b isoform X1, with the protein MIGWGDVYKVVAAMAPLYFALGLGYGSVRWWKLFTPDQYDAVNRLVAYFAVPFFAFDFAARMDPYALNYRVLAADALSKLAVALALAAWAAASTRCCRGGAKRGGGGGELASSWCITGFSLATLNNTLVVGVPLLDAMYGGWARDLVVQISVVQIIVYFPLLLLAFEVRRACGGGAGKPDAAAAVSASEDDVEDGGAEGRRRREPVWPLVRAVWLKVARNPNVYAGVLGVAWSCVTNRWHIVTPSIIEGSVLIMSRTGVGLAMFSMGLFMALQEKIIVCGAGLTALGMALRFVAGPAATAAGAVALGLRGDVLRLAIIQAALPQSITTFVFAKEYGLHADVLSTAVIFGTLASLPVLIVYYIVLGFVG; encoded by the exons ATGATCGGATGGGGCGACGTGTACAAGGTGGTGGCCGCCATGGCGCCGCTCTACTTCGCCCTGGGCCTCGGCTACGGCTCGGTGCGGTGGTGGAAGCTCTTCACGCCGGACCAGTACGACGCCGTGAACCGCCTCGTGGCCTACTTCGCGGTGCCCTTCTTCGCCTTCGACTTCGCCGCGCGCATGGACCCCTACGCGCTCAACTACCGCGTCCTCGCCGCCGACGCGCTCTCCAAGCTCGCCGTCGCGCTGGCCCTCGCCGCCTGGGCCGCCGCGTCCACGCGCTGCTGCCGCGGGGGCGCCaagcgcggcgggggcggcggggagCTAGCCTCCTCGTGGTGCATCACCGGCTTCTCGCTGGCGACGCTGAACAACACGCTCGTGGTGGGCGTGCCGCTGCTGGACGCCATGTACGGCGGGTGGGCGCGCGACCTCGTCGTGCAGATCTCGGTGGTGCAGATCATCGTCTACTTCCCGCTGCTGCTGCTGGCGTTCGAGGTCAGGCGTGCGTGCGGTGGTGGCGCAGGGAAGCCTGACGCGGCGGCAGCGGTTTCAGCGAGCGAGGACGAcgtggaggacggcggcgcggaggggaggaggcggcgcgaGCCGGTATGGCCGTTGGTCAGAGCGGTCTGGCTCAAGGTGGCACGGAATCCCAACGtttacgcgggcgtcctcggggtcgcCTGGTCTTGCGTCACAAACAG GTGGCACATCGTGACGCCGAGCATCATCGAGGGCTCGGTGCTGATCATGTCCAGGACCGGGGTCGGGCTCGCCATGTTCAGCATGG GCCTGTTCATGGCGCTGCAGGAGAAGATCATCGTCTGCGGGGCCGGCCTGACCGCGCTGGGCATGGCGCTGCGGTTCGTCGCCGGCCCGGCGGCCACCGCGGCCGGAGCCGTCGCCCTGGGGCTCCGCGGCGACGTCCTGCGCCTCGCCATCATACAG GCTGCGCTCCCCCAGTCCATCACCACGTTCGTGTTCGCCAAGGAGTACGGCCTGCACGCCGATGTGCTGAGCACCGC GGTTATATTCGGGACGCTGGCGTCGTTGCCCGTGTTGATCGTGTACTACATCGTTCTAGGCTTCGTTGGATAG